Proteins from a genomic interval of Vibrio sp. SS-MA-C1-2:
- a CDS encoding IS4 family transposase, whose translation MSLFNTEQWAANHFANTELGDKRRTDRLKQVASQLASAASKSLARTCEGDESKLEGAYRLIRNENVSASVIRANGFNYTAQLAADVPEILALEDTTSLSYRHSIAPQLGKLGKETDTSRGWWVHSVMLLDSSTSKTLGLIHQDWWCRPNDPNDADEKESGKWADASHFTRQRLKTHMSRVISVCDREADIMSYLADKQSHAERFVVRAKHSRKLIDESKLFAQMDSQPMTGGYTVAIPQKGMKGARGKTKNRVSRTANLTLKASSVTVKFNGQEHILNAVYAQESGTTQENEKLSWLLLTSEPIDTLEQQLHIIDIYTTRWRIEDFHKAWKTGAGVERLRMTSPDNLERAASILAFEGIRLLQLREIMTLSLYLRKKGKREEAEELEKQSCHHVLEKDEWRILMQHYKPRGHKGKNAPSLKWAYQSIAKLGGFTVTKRTGMASWTTIWEGWDKLQSQVQGYRVAKAIFEAEGSL comes from the coding sequence ATGTCACTTTTTAACACTGAACAATGGGCGGCTAATCATTTTGCAAATACAGAGCTAGGTGATAAACGCAGAACTGATAGACTAAAACAAGTCGCTTCTCAGTTAGCGTCTGCGGCTAGCAAGTCTCTCGCACGGACGTGCGAGGGAGATGAATCTAAATTAGAAGGAGCTTATCGCTTGATCCGGAATGAAAATGTCAGCGCGTCCGTCATTAGAGCCAATGGGTTTAATTATACCGCTCAATTGGCCGCCGATGTCCCAGAAATACTGGCTCTAGAAGACACAACATCATTAAGCTATCGACACAGTATTGCTCCTCAATTGGGCAAGCTCGGTAAGGAAACAGATACCTCTCGTGGTTGGTGGGTTCATTCTGTGATGTTGCTTGATAGTTCGACTTCAAAGACCTTGGGGTTAATACATCAAGACTGGTGGTGCCGACCAAATGACCCAAATGATGCTGACGAAAAAGAAAGTGGTAAATGGGCAGACGCTTCTCATTTTACTCGGCAGAGGCTTAAAACTCATATGTCACGTGTTATATCCGTCTGTGACAGAGAAGCAGACATAATGAGCTATCTCGCTGATAAACAATCACATGCCGAACGTTTTGTGGTTAGGGCTAAGCACTCAAGAAAACTCATTGATGAGAGCAAGCTATTTGCGCAGATGGACAGTCAACCAATGACTGGCGGATATACCGTGGCTATACCTCAAAAAGGGATGAAAGGTGCTCGCGGTAAGACGAAAAACAGAGTATCTCGCACAGCAAATTTAACGCTAAAAGCCAGCTCTGTCACCGTTAAGTTTAATGGGCAAGAACACATTCTTAATGCGGTATATGCACAAGAGTCAGGAACGACACAAGAAAACGAGAAGCTCTCTTGGTTACTTTTGACGAGTGAGCCGATAGATACGCTAGAGCAACAGCTTCATATTATTGATATTTATACAACTCGATGGCGTATTGAGGACTTTCATAAAGCCTGGAAAACAGGTGCTGGTGTAGAAAGATTACGCATGACCTCCCCCGATAATTTAGAGCGAGCAGCCTCAATCCTAGCGTTTGAGGGCATTCGGTTGCTCCAACTTCGAGAAATTATGACTCTATCTTTGTACCTGCGAAAAAAAGGGAAGAGAGAAGAGGCTGAAGAACTAGAGAAGCAGAGTTGCCACCATGTATTAGAAAAAGATGAGTGGCGCATTTTAATGCAACACTACAAGCCCAGAGGGCACAAAGGAAAAAATGCCCCGAGCTTGAAGTGGGCGTATCAATCCATAGCAAAACTTGGTGGTTTCACAGTTACTAAAAGGACAGGAATGGCAAGTTGGACAACGATTTGGGAGGGTTGGGATAAGCTGCAATCGCAAGTTCAAGGCTACCGAGTGGCCAAGGCGATCTTTGAAGCGGAAGGATCGCTATGA
- the dinG gene encoding ATP-dependent DNA helicase DinG, with product MDREVVDILIKIFDRCADIIPNYRGRDSQKRLAWEIAKSVTEEKGVILAEAGTGVGKSLAYLIGAVPPALGNKKVIISTGTIALQEQLIQKDLPLFSTLFDVPFKYALVKGRANYICKHALLDALGRDASFGTMFPDDSREHQTFLTMQSLLDSNEWNGDKETYPHAIPAGLWQEVQSDRYRCKKHLGHSECPFNLVRDNLDEMDVLVVNHALLLADLNLKEGGGVILPAAEDSIYVIDEAHHLSDIARESTSGRFSIKGQIEMLDGVNKAIKRHIKTINSMGNQATFISSMTTEMKSLSPLMQDSNALLNQLDELFAANPNLFKDNGSYIIRDPNKELLAPLSDYRNVTNNLIKTIKKIIQLIDKEMKDTQSLSTKHATMLSDWHFYGGRYETVEMVLTGFLSGDEDTQFANWVDKKSNTDSFQLNSTVLSPGEILSSKLWEHASHVVLTSATLSSLNNFNLFKQEVGSPEHAQLLKLDSPFNYQQSAILHLPDIEVSPSDATAFTEYLSKNLLEKSVGQHKAILVLFCSYWQMNQVCNAIKEKAEKQGFSLLKQGDKSKSELIKQHKSIIDNGGKSLLCGVSSLSEGLDLPRQYVTNVIITKLPFAMPNSPLATVVSENIAAQGRKPFFDLTLPTTARALTQSVGRLIRSEDDTGIVVILDNRLTTKGYGKQIINSLPPFKINNAYP from the coding sequence ATGGATAGAGAAGTAGTTGATATTTTAATTAAAATATTTGATCGTTGTGCCGATATCATACCAAACTATCGTGGACGAGATTCTCAAAAACGCCTTGCGTGGGAAATTGCTAAATCGGTCACAGAAGAAAAAGGTGTGATTCTTGCTGAAGCCGGGACCGGGGTAGGCAAGTCCCTCGCTTATCTCATCGGGGCTGTACCACCTGCACTTGGTAATAAAAAGGTGATCATATCGACTGGTACGATTGCGTTGCAGGAGCAATTAATCCAAAAAGACCTTCCTCTATTTTCTACACTCTTTGATGTGCCGTTTAAATACGCGCTGGTCAAAGGCCGCGCGAATTATATTTGTAAACATGCATTGCTTGACGCACTTGGTCGGGATGCGTCATTTGGTACGATGTTTCCTGACGATTCACGCGAGCACCAAACATTCCTTACTATGCAGTCACTCTTGGACAGCAATGAATGGAATGGTGACAAAGAAACGTATCCTCATGCTATCCCTGCAGGTCTATGGCAAGAAGTACAAAGCGACAGATATCGATGTAAAAAACACCTTGGTCATTCGGAATGTCCATTCAATCTCGTTCGAGACAATCTTGATGAAATGGATGTGTTGGTTGTAAACCACGCATTATTGCTCGCTGACTTAAATCTCAAAGAAGGTGGAGGAGTAATTCTGCCTGCTGCCGAAGATTCGATTTATGTTATTGATGAGGCGCACCACCTGTCAGATATCGCCAGAGAATCAACATCAGGTCGTTTTTCGATAAAAGGTCAAATTGAGATGCTCGATGGTGTAAATAAAGCTATCAAGCGTCACATTAAGACAATTAACAGCATGGGTAATCAAGCAACCTTCATCTCATCAATGACAACAGAGATGAAATCACTCTCTCCCTTAATGCAGGATAGCAACGCCCTATTAAATCAACTGGATGAATTATTCGCAGCGAACCCCAATTTATTCAAAGACAATGGCAGTTACATTATTAGAGATCCAAACAAGGAGTTGCTGGCTCCATTATCTGACTATCGAAATGTTACTAACAATCTTATTAAGACAATTAAGAAGATCATTCAGCTCATTGATAAAGAGATGAAGGATACTCAAAGTTTATCGACTAAGCACGCCACCATGCTCTCTGATTGGCACTTTTATGGTGGACGATATGAGACAGTTGAAATGGTTCTAACAGGTTTCTTGTCTGGTGACGAAGACACACAATTTGCCAATTGGGTTGATAAAAAGTCCAATACGGACAGTTTTCAGCTTAACTCAACCGTGCTATCACCAGGCGAAATTCTGTCCAGCAAACTTTGGGAGCACGCAAGTCATGTGGTATTGACTTCAGCTACGTTGTCATCGTTGAATAACTTCAACCTTTTTAAGCAAGAAGTTGGTAGTCCAGAGCACGCGCAACTGTTGAAATTAGATTCACCATTTAATTATCAACAGAGTGCAATACTGCACCTTCCCGATATTGAGGTTTCGCCCTCTGATGCCACTGCATTTACCGAGTACTTATCTAAAAATTTATTAGAAAAAAGTGTTGGGCAACACAAAGCAATATTGGTTCTATTCTGCTCCTATTGGCAGATGAATCAAGTGTGTAATGCAATAAAGGAAAAAGCAGAAAAACAAGGATTTAGTCTCTTAAAGCAGGGTGATAAATCCAAGAGTGAACTGATAAAACAGCATAAATCCATTATTGATAACGGTGGTAAATCATTGCTCTGTGGTGTTTCATCGCTCTCTGAGGGATTAGACTTGCCTCGTCAATATGTAACAAACGTGATTATTACAAAGCTTCCTTTTGCTATGCCAAATTCCCCACTGGCGACGGTTGTTTCTGAGAATATTGCCGCTCAAGGCCGCAAACCCTTCTTCGATTTAACACTGCCGACAACTGCCCGAGCATTGACGCAATCGGTCGGACGACTGATTAGAAGTGAAGATGACACAGGCATTGTGGTGATACTGGACAATCGGTTAACCACAAAAGGCTATGGTAAACAGATTATTAATAGTTTGCCGCCGTTTAAAATAAATAATGCCTATCCATAA
- a CDS encoding type II toxin-antitoxin system prevent-host-death family antitoxin, which produces MKASTIYAQKAISSSEARKHFKDCLSGEPVVILSNNEPAGYMMSASFFESLMKALESKNATSISSFRPMSARLEAIAHLNVSALENIDNTQLGEFEE; this is translated from the coding sequence ATGAAAGCAAGTACGATTTATGCACAGAAGGCAATATCTTCCAGTGAAGCACGTAAGCATTTCAAAGACTGCTTATCAGGTGAGCCAGTTGTGATCTTATCTAACAATGAACCTGCTGGGTATATGATGAGCGCATCCTTCTTTGAAAGCCTAATGAAAGCGTTAGAAAGTAAAAATGCCACATCAATATCTTCATTTCGTCCGATGAGTGCAAGATTAGAAGCCATTGCTCATCTCAATGTCTCTGCACTTGAGAATATTGACAACACTCAATTGGGTGAATTTGAAGAATGA
- a CDS encoding type II toxin-antitoxin system YafO family toxin: MSLRQKIRVFKHKILIESLTQNELDALVNDFKSYKETGVIPEFFGRDEPYNHPHTLPILKTEEVKHIHLATEDAPFLQSIQFYQTSDKHLVYCQGWNNPHCYLLIAILAPNAHEQARNRTIMFNLGKIAEIFRQQF, from the coding sequence ATGAGTCTTAGGCAAAAGATAAGAGTATTCAAACATAAAATTTTAATTGAATCTCTAACTCAAAATGAGCTAGACGCACTAGTTAATGACTTTAAATCTTATAAAGAAACAGGGGTTATTCCAGAGTTTTTTGGTAGAGATGAGCCATACAATCACCCACACACTCTACCAATATTAAAAACAGAAGAAGTCAAACATATTCACTTAGCAACAGAGGATGCCCCCTTTCTTCAATCAATTCAGTTTTATCAGACAAGTGATAAACATTTAGTTTACTGCCAAGGTTGGAATAATCCTCATTGCTACCTTCTCATTGCGATACTGGCACCTAATGCCCATGAACAAGCTAGAAATCGTACAATTATGTTTAACTTAGGAAAAATTGCTGAAATTTTCAGGCAACAATTTTGA
- a CDS encoding S49 family peptidase, giving the protein MLLFKKKKKESPPLKAQVADMTQRFKTMTRFNTLKVIAIVTAVIFGIGHTLYMNHFWKVPMPHVALIQLEGPVQRGSKTADGTILSEAIKKAMNDPLAHAIIIEANSPGGSPVQAEILHQTMMDMRDTTAKPIFFSVGEVCASACLYMASAADMVFAHRNSMIGSIGVRMDSWGFDKILAKLDIERRTLSAGKNKTLLDPYLPENAEAVAHVKSKILAPLYVEFKDALIEGRGDKLQIDNPNLFTGYIWTGKEAMDLGFVDEIKTHFQLREEVLEQYQLDTIQNYTRKPFSIKSLLTSEFWAEVVSKAIDIKLNETSVYNISY; this is encoded by the coding sequence ATGTTACTTTTCAAGAAGAAGAAAAAAGAAAGCCCACCATTAAAAGCTCAAGTTGCTGATATGACGCAGCGTTTTAAAACGATGACACGGTTTAACACGCTTAAAGTGATCGCTATCGTCACAGCTGTCATTTTTGGTATTGGTCATACACTTTATATGAATCATTTCTGGAAAGTACCGATGCCACACGTTGCTTTGATTCAGCTAGAGGGACCTGTGCAGCGGGGAAGTAAAACTGCCGATGGTACAATTCTGTCAGAGGCCATCAAAAAGGCAATGAATGACCCGCTTGCCCACGCAATAATCATTGAAGCTAATTCACCAGGCGGAAGCCCTGTACAGGCGGAAATTCTGCATCAAACAATGATGGACATGCGTGATACCACCGCTAAACCTATTTTCTTCTCGGTTGGTGAGGTTTGTGCTTCAGCGTGTTTGTACATGGCCAGTGCCGCCGACATGGTATTTGCCCACCGTAACAGTATGATTGGCTCGATTGGCGTTCGGATGGACTCTTGGGGTTTTGATAAGATATTGGCGAAGCTTGATATCGAGCGACGTACCCTGTCAGCAGGGAAAAATAAAACATTGTTAGATCCGTATTTACCGGAAAACGCAGAAGCCGTTGCCCATGTTAAGTCGAAAATCTTGGCGCCACTTTATGTTGAGTTTAAAGATGCGCTTATTGAGGGGCGTGGGGATAAACTGCAGATTGATAACCCGAATTTGTTTACTGGTTATATTTGGACGGGTAAAGAAGCAATGGACTTAGGTTTTGTTGACGAAATTAAAACTCACTTCCAGTTAAGAGAGGAAGTGCTTGAGCAGTACCAACTCGACACTATTCAGAATTACACACGTAAGCCTTTCTCGATTAAATCGCTATTAACCAGCGAGTTTTGGGCTGAAGTTGTCTCAAAAGCGATTGATATTAAGCTGAATGAGACATCGGTATATAATATATCTTACTGA
- a CDS encoding DUF4400 domain-containing protein encodes MSSYDTNDLIDEGNKSLIGKGYQYKTIAPVLIILSLFFTLAYSLFWLNEEELQSQVASEIHLSQQSLVDSQYRTAIERTNSSYQSMFIESGIVGYLETQIYRQIDSSYSVALAKVTNVTNAFVTNFKLLSYRALFRANFVWEWFVLGGVAWFIFAMDAFYNYKIRLAVFEIQNIKMSGVMLNSIALSIFLFIIYLIIPMVSVAYWHYVPLMFILVMILTTSSLIRHYTRV; translated from the coding sequence ATGTCATCTTACGATACAAATGATTTAATCGACGAGGGCAATAAAAGCCTTATTGGTAAAGGGTATCAATATAAAACCATTGCGCCTGTTCTGATTATATTGAGCTTGTTTTTCACATTGGCCTATAGCCTGTTTTGGCTAAACGAGGAGGAACTCCAGTCGCAAGTGGCCAGTGAGATACATCTCTCCCAACAATCGCTTGTCGATAGTCAGTATCGGACAGCCATTGAGAGAACTAACTCTAGTTATCAGTCGATGTTTATCGAGTCCGGTATCGTCGGCTATTTAGAGACACAAATATATCGGCAAATCGACAGTAGTTACTCGGTTGCTCTGGCAAAAGTGACCAATGTTACCAATGCTTTTGTGACAAACTTTAAGTTACTGTCTTATCGGGCGTTATTTAGAGCTAACTTTGTTTGGGAGTGGTTCGTATTAGGCGGTGTCGCATGGTTTATCTTTGCGATGGATGCGTTTTACAACTACAAGATACGATTAGCTGTCTTTGAAATCCAGAACATTAAGATGAGTGGCGTGATGCTCAACAGCATTGCTCTTAGCATCTTCCTTTTTATTATCTATTTAATTATCCCAATGGTCAGTGTCGCGTACTGGCATTATGTACCGTTAATGTTCATCTTGGTCATGATATTGACGACATCTTCACTTATTCGACACTATACCCGTGTTTAG
- the traD gene encoding conjugative transfer system coupling protein TraD (Members of this protein family are the putative conjugative coupling factor, TraD, as the term is used for the SXT and TOL plasmid systems.), protein MKFNRLIESIEHSFREVYEIKQARVWFIGMVFYFIAGGLESMYVLFNGYQVSDTMMFSMMCVLVCAVMFVVRIRQAMPLLKRQAKLVSTQLTVEKLEATRKKAAKTPERTYLGTGYNYGPEHATDMYKVLSMPSFRREIKVPFFMRKIVPYNKQLNEELGGEPFLMGLGDEKTVTVRNDTWRAHSLIVGLPGTGKTTILKMMALNELWQHDKEPVLLIVIDPKNTPELRYGLEDEMRRQGRERDFYYFSPARPSESCIVDCLANINRTTDVATRIVNCIPAGGPSGEVFRAFCWERVNQVAQAIHYIGERITIQTLRYYLREGMGTLVEKCLLRYYTNHFGQTWESDLQSQFQTIPGTTLFDKMVGYYQLTLAKTQSDASVSGIIDQFSKSDSDIASKTASLNALLEQLCSEPLGNLLSPNNADIKLNDPNIVNIEELAKLGGVLYMATDGLTDDIIAGSISKLVSAAVAGASASRYNFSNGGQLPKVSFYIDEGHSAINDTLLSLLAVGRQSRYQLTLASQGLGDFPKEQLDRITSLCANTIGFRCEDQLTREYISDKIGYADLVKYTKMRSNTSNTYDGFGQFSGGRGMREDSQERPLFPPQLVSGLPNLQAICSFSNGDKTLVRLPVEPR, encoded by the coding sequence ATGAAATTTAATCGACTAATAGAAAGTATTGAGCACTCATTTCGAGAGGTGTATGAGATAAAACAAGCCAGAGTTTGGTTTATTGGAATGGTGTTCTATTTCATCGCGGGTGGATTGGAGAGCATGTATGTGTTGTTCAATGGCTATCAAGTCTCTGACACGATGATGTTCTCGATGATGTGCGTCCTAGTCTGTGCAGTGATGTTTGTTGTCCGAATAAGACAAGCCATGCCGCTTCTCAAACGTCAGGCTAAATTGGTCAGCACACAGCTAACTGTAGAAAAATTAGAAGCAACGCGTAAAAAGGCAGCTAAAACGCCAGAACGTACTTATCTTGGCACGGGCTATAACTATGGCCCAGAGCACGCAACAGACATGTATAAAGTGCTCTCCATGCCCTCATTTCGTCGAGAAATCAAAGTACCATTCTTTATGAGAAAAATCGTGCCGTATAACAAACAACTCAATGAAGAATTGGGCGGGGAGCCCTTTTTGATGGGACTTGGCGACGAGAAAACGGTCACCGTGAGAAATGACACATGGCGAGCACATTCGTTGATAGTTGGTTTGCCGGGGACTGGAAAGACAACGATTTTGAAAATGATGGCTCTTAACGAATTATGGCAACACGATAAAGAGCCAGTCCTTCTCATCGTTATCGATCCAAAAAACACACCAGAGCTGCGTTATGGGCTGGAAGATGAGATGAGGCGTCAAGGTAGAGAGCGTGATTTCTATTATTTCTCTCCTGCTCGACCAAGTGAGTCATGCATCGTGGATTGTTTAGCCAATATCAACCGAACGACGGATGTTGCCACACGTATCGTTAACTGCATCCCTGCAGGTGGCCCTAGTGGGGAAGTCTTCCGTGCTTTCTGTTGGGAACGAGTTAACCAAGTTGCCCAAGCCATTCACTATATTGGCGAGCGTATTACCATTCAGACACTCAGATATTATCTGCGTGAGGGGATGGGGACATTGGTAGAGAAGTGTTTATTACGCTACTACACAAACCATTTTGGTCAAACGTGGGAGAGTGATTTGCAGTCACAATTCCAAACAATCCCCGGCACCACCTTATTCGATAAGATGGTGGGGTATTATCAATTGACATTGGCGAAAACACAGAGTGATGCCTCAGTGTCGGGCATAATTGACCAGTTCTCTAAGTCGGACTCGGACATTGCCTCTAAAACAGCATCACTTAATGCACTGTTAGAACAGCTTTGTTCTGAGCCTTTAGGTAATCTCCTCTCGCCTAATAATGCAGATATAAAGCTCAATGATCCCAATATCGTTAACATTGAAGAACTGGCCAAACTCGGTGGTGTACTTTATATGGCTACCGATGGTCTAACCGATGACATCATTGCAGGTTCTATTTCTAAATTGGTGTCAGCGGCCGTCGCAGGGGCATCCGCTTCTCGCTACAACTTTTCAAATGGTGGCCAACTACCGAAAGTGAGTTTCTATATTGATGAAGGCCATAGTGCTATCAATGATACTTTGTTATCGCTCTTAGCGGTTGGTCGTCAAAGTCGATATCAATTAACGCTCGCCTCACAAGGCTTGGGAGATTTCCCTAAAGAGCAACTAGACCGTATTACATCACTCTGTGCAAACACAATTGGCTTCCGCTGTGAAGACCAGTTAACGCGTGAATATATCTCAGACAAAATTGGTTACGCCGACCTTGTTAAATACACCAAAATGCGCAGTAACACATCTAACACCTATGACGGATTTGGTCAGTTCTCAGGGGGCCGAGGTATGAGAGAAGACTCTCAGGAACGACCACTATTTCCACCACAGCTCGTTTCAGGCTTGCCGAACTTACAGGCAATCTGCTCATTTTCAAATGGCGACAAAACGTTAGTTCGTCTACCTGTTGAACCACGATAA